The proteins below come from a single Hirundo rustica isolate bHirRus1 chromosome 6, bHirRus1.pri.v3, whole genome shotgun sequence genomic window:
- the BDKRB2 gene encoding B2 bradykinin receptor: protein MVSITTENVTQLYNMTTQELTVSLENSHNNSGMHQIDQYECVSKEVWNWLQDFQPGFLWFIFILGSIENSFVLTVLCFHKSRCTVAEIYLANMAFADLMLVCILPFWAINISNNYHWPFGLFLCKAINIMSYMNLYSSIYFLTLVSIDRYLALVKTMSLGRMRRTVCAKWNCFVIWTCALLMCSPTMVFRNLSYFEQLNITACVLLYPASYWEPTNNCLLNIVGFLIPFCVITYCTVQIIKALRSSELRQMKVLHTERRATMLVLAVLLLFIICWLPFQISTLIDTIRYFSPSVKCLEDINDLLTQIATYCSFSNSCLNPVLYVIVGKNFQKKAAEFYKDLFTKRCRNLQSVQMENSLDTLRTSISSEYSRKKSVLSLPQ, encoded by the coding sequence ATGGTTTCCATCACAACTGAAAATGTTACACAGCTGTACAACATGACCACCCAGGAGCTCACAGTCAGTCTAGAAAATTCCCACAATAATTCAGGAATGCATCAGATAGATCAATACGAATGTGTTAGTAAAGAGGTATGGAACTGGCTACAGGATTTTCAGCCTGGATTTCTCTGGTTTATATTTATCCTGGGATCAATAGAAAATTCCTTTGTGCTCACTGTTCTGTGTTTCCACAAGAGTAGATGCACAGTGGCTGAAATTTACCTAGCAAACATGGCATTTGCTGACCTAATGTTGGTCTGTATTTTACCTTTCTGGGCCATTAATATTTCTAATAATTATCATTGGCCTTTTGGCCTGTTTCTTTGCAAAGCCATCAACATTATGAGTTACATGAACTTATATTCTAGCATTTATTTCCTGACACTAGTGAGCATTGACCGCTACCTGGCCTTGGTGAAAACCATGTCTCTTGGACGGATGAGACGAACTGTCTGTGCCAAATGGAATTGTTTTGTAATTTGGACATGTGCATTGCTCATGTGTTCACCTACAATGGTGTTTCGAAATCTGAGTTATTTTGAACAGCTCAACATCACAGCCTGTGTTCTTCTTTACCCAGCCAGTTACTGGGAGCCCACAAACAACTGCTTGCTGAATATTGTGGGGTTTCTGATCCCATTCTGTGTAATTACCTATTGCACTGTACAAATCATCAAAGCTTTACGAAGCAGTGAGCTACGGCAAATGAAGGTACTCCACACAGAGAGAAGAGCCACAATGTTGGTCcttgctgtgctcctgctgttcATCATTTGCTGGCTTCCGTTCCAGATCAGCACATTGATTGACACAATCCGTTACTTCTCACCCTCTGTCAAATGCCTGGAGGACATCAATGACCTACTGACCCAGATAGCCACATACTGCTCCTTCAGCAACAGCTGCCTGAACCCAGTCTTGTATGTGATTGTTGGGAAAAACTTCCAGAAGAAGGCTGCGGAATTCTACAAGGACTTGTTCACAAAGAGGTGCAGAAATTTACAGTCTGTGCAGATGGAAAATTCCCTGGACACTTTAAGAACTTCCATTTCAAGTGAATACTCAAGGAAAAAGTCTGTTTTGTCATTACCCCAATAG